The Herminiimonas arsenitoxidans sequence ATAAACCGGAATCGGAAGCAGACGGTACCGGTGGCTATGGTTACAACCCCGATTACAATCCAGCCAAATCTGCGCGTGGCGATGCTTTCGACGGACGCAATCCAAAATATTCATGGCGCAATCCAGGCTTTCCACAAGGTGATGATCATCCGGTAGTGAACATTACCTGGAACGATGCGGTGGCCATGTGCAAATGGCTGAGCAAGACAGAAGGGCGCACCTATCGCTTGCCATCTGAAGCAGAGTGGGAGTATGCGGGACGCGCTGGTACTAAAACACACTATTACACCGGCGACGATCCGCAGTCGTTGCTCAGTGCAGCGAATGTATTCGATGCTGATACGGCGAAGAACTGGCAGCAGTGGGCAAAGTTTGCACTCGCTGGACGTGACGGTTTTGCCTTTACGGCACCAGTAGGCAGTTTCGCGCCGAATGCCTTTGGTCTTTACGATATACACGGCAATGCGTGGGAATGGACTGCCGATTGGCATGACGATAAGTACTATGCCAACTCACCGTTGGATGATCCCAAAGGGCCGGTAGAAGGCACAGTGCGTGTACGCCGCGGTGGTTCATGGCACACGTGGTCGTTCTACGCGCGCTCCTCCTATCGCAACTGGAATTCGCAAGATACGCGCTACACACTTGTGGGCATGCGTTTATTACGTGAAGCCGATTAAAAAGCGTTTACAAGAAAATCATCCACTATTCGCAATACATACTGCAAGGGCGCATGCGATTCCGTAAAATGCGTAATCAGCCATGTTCAATAATGTCAAAAATGAATGAGTGCAGATACCTATAGAGCTGGTCACTATCTTGCTTATCTTGACGAGTCGCTGGCTAAATGCCGGTGATCGAAACCCGATTAACGCTTTAAATTGATTGCTCTGACATGCAGAGCGACGATAGACATAATTGTTGAAAGAGTAGCAGATGGAAAAAGAAGGCAGCGTCCCAAAAAGTGACTACGGGGACTTTGTGCTCGATGCGATTTGTGCTGTTAGTGCAGAAGGCCAATGCCTGTCCGTTAAAGGAGCGTGCGAGCGCATCTTTGGTTATACGCCGGCAGAGATGGTCGGTAAGTACATGCTGGATCTGGTGCATCCGGATGATCGTGAAAGAACGCAGCAATCTATCGATCGCGTCATGGGCGGTTACTTGCAACGGTATTTTGAGAATCGCTATATACGCAAGGACGGTCAGGTCGTGTATATCAGCTGGTCTGCTTCGTGGTCGGAAGATCATCAGGTCAGGATAGGCGTGGCACGGGATATCACCGATCGCAAATTCGATCACGGTGAAGTGGTCGCACCGCAGCTCATACCTGAATACACAAAATACTGGCAGTTGTCCGCCTCACCGCGTCGTCTGATTTCGCCGAATGGTATCAACATCACGCTTTCCGAACAGGATCACATTGTTTTACTGACGCTCATGAGCGGCGGAGAATGTGTGACCCGCAGGAGCATCGTCGATGCTCTCGGCGAAGATTTTATCGAATATGACCAGCGTCGCCTGGATACGCAGATGAATCGTTTGCGCCGCAAGGTCGAAGAGGCTTCCGGCCAACAGCTCCCTGTCAGCACTCTGCGTGCTATTGGTTATCGCTTTCACGAGCAAAGCAAAATCTGTCCCTGAGTACGCGCAATTTTTCTTGCATGAACAAGTCGTTCCGACGGCTTGATCTCATCGCTTCCCCATCTTAAAAGAACAAACATAAATTGCATCATCGGTCCATAAACTGGTCCGAAATGGTGCAGCCTCTGCACGCTTCGCAGAACGCGCGAGTTAACTCGGAATTGCTCAGAGTTGCTCATGAAGTTTCCATCTGGAAATCCCTATACTCGCAATTTTCCTTTTCGCGGAGTATGGCTTTGAATCTGATTTCTTCACGACCGGTGGCTGAGTTTCCACTGAAGAGCGCCATCAAAAAAGTACTATTCAAGGCCAGCCTCACATTATTCGGTGCACTCTTGTTCCAGCTGCCGGCACAAGCCAGCGATGCTCCTGATATCAAACCGGCACTGAAGAAAATGCTCGGTGGCCTGTCGCTGGACGTTAAGGACCAGTTGCAAAAGATGGTTGGTGATTTGAAAAAGACCAGCTGCGGTGGCGGTTTGAGCGGCTGCTATCAGACCAAGTCGGGACCTGTACACCTGTACTTCTTTACCAGTAATAGCGCACAGCAAACATTCATCATCGTCGTCGACAAGAAAATTTCGATGCCGAAATTGTTCGGTAACAAGGTACAGAACGTGATGGGACAAACCTCACTGCGTTCGCTGATGATCTCGATTTCGACCGCTGAGTTTGACCTGACTAGTGACCGTATGCCGCCCGACCTGAAGAAGGTCGTCAACGACAGCTATTTTGGCGTGAGTTCGCTTAACTTTGCCAGCGGCGCACAGATGGCGGCCCGCGCAGATTTGGGTGGCCCGATCAAACTGACGATGGAATCGCTGGGCGTGCGCGCTGATCAGCTGACCATGCGTGCGGCGATCGTGATGCCTATACCTATGGATATTTCCAGCGGCGCAGGTGCCGGTATTGACGTCGCCAGTGATCTAGCAGATGGCGCGACCATGAAAAAAGCCGGCACCAATGCGGCCAAGCCGGAAGCTTTTGTCGAGTTCCAGTTCGCACCTGGCTCCAGGCTGCCGATGATGTTGCCGCCGGTTACGTTGACGGATGCAACCTTCTTCATCAACAACAACCTCACTTTCGGTTATAAGGGCAATGCCCAGTTCCAGGGTGTAGGCGACAAGAAGATATTGTTGCAGTTCCAGACGCCATTGACGCCGGAAGGTGCGATGGATTTTCTCGATTTCTCATTCTTAATGGCGACACCTGCCTCGTTCACGATGGAAGATGCGGCGCGTGTCATCGTTGCAATGGCGTCGCCTGATCCGCGCTTGGCTAAATACGGTGGTGGTTTCATCCGCGGCGTCGGTTCGTTCAAGGGGCCCTTGCTGGCGATGGCGAAACCATTGTCGATGTTCAAGTTGAAAAATCCGAATCCGCCGCCTGAATATCGTTTTGGCGATGCGACGAAACCATGGCCTGAAGACGTTAAGTACTTCAACATTGCGGTGCTGGGACCATTGGCACAAGGCGGTCCATATTATGCGCAAAGCGGCCAGGTCGCTGCCTTTGGTCAGACATTGGGCTGGACAGATGTCTCTGCTGGTACCAATGGTTATTACAACGGCGTAGGTGCCGATATGGTTCTGAAGCTGGGCCCGTTGGGCAAAGTTCCGTTCCGCTTGTCGCAGGAAACCCGCATCGACATGAAACGGCAGGACATTACTTACAAGGGCAATTTGGCCGGGCAAAAGATCGCGATCACGCTGGGTACTTCCAAAATGAGCATTGAGGTCAACGCCAGCTGCATCAACCCGTTTGAAATCAAGACCTCGGTCGACATCACACCGACGACCGACATGGCTCAGATCTTCGACGGCCAAGGCGGCGTCAACGTTGATCCGGGTGCCATTACTGGTTGTATCGGCAAGGAGCTGGAAGCTGCGTATCGCAAGATTGCCGGCGAATACAAGAATCTCTCCGGCTACACGGCCGATATGGCCAACAAGGAATTGAAAAAAATCTCTGATGCAGCGCTGGTAGCGACTAAAGCCGCAGAAGATGCCGCGAACAAGGCTGCAGCTGAATCGAAAAAGGCCGCAGAAGACGCTGCCAAGGCATCGCAAAAGGCAGCGGAAGATGCAGCCAAGGCCGCACAGAAAGCAGCCGATGACGCGCGCAAGCAATACGAGCAAACGAAGAATGCAGCACGTGATGTGGCCAACAAAGCGACCAATGCAGCAGCCAATGCTTTCAAGGATGCAGGCAATGCCTTCAAGCGTATCGGCAAGAAAAAGAAACACAAGAAGGGTCCTGATCCTATATTCGCGGCGTCCGTGTTTGACTGGGATTACTACTACGACACTGCAACCGATGTGGTGAATGCAAAGGTCGACTTGTCTACGCACTGGAAAGACAACGGTTTCAACGAAGGCCGCCAAGGCAGTCCTGAGTTCAGTGCGGTGTTTTACCGTAATCGTTATCTCGACGTCCAGCGACTGTGCGGCCAGGGCGACTGGCGCTGTGTAGTACAGCATTGGTTGGACACGGGTATCCAGCAAGGTCGCCAGGGCAGTGCCGGCGTCAGCATCGAAAGCTACCTCAAGCGTTATCCAGATTTGCAGAATGCTTTTGGCAAACGGAACTTTGACGATGCGATGGATCATTGGCTCAACAGCGGCGAGGACGAAGGCCGTGATCCACGTCCGGCGTCGCAAGTCACCGTGCCGCTGGCCGGTGTGCAGACTGCTGGTGGTGATGGCGGCAATGCCTGGAACGATCAAGACATTTGCGATGATATGCCGCTGACTGGCTGGAGACTGTCTTATAACAAGACGGTCGATCGTGCCCAGTTCCTCTACGCCAACGGTCGATGGAGCGGAGTACAAGGTGGTAAGGATGCATTCAAGGCCGATGTGGCTCTGCCTAGTGGTGAGTACGTCGTGCGGATCGACTATCGTAGTGGTGGCATCATCGACAACATTGCTTTTATTACCAACCGTGGGCGCACCTTCGGCCCATACGGCGGCAACGGTGGCAGTCCCGGTAGCTACAGTGCGACGTCCGGTGAAAAGGTCAGTTGTCTATCAGGCCGCGCCGGCGGCTCGATCAATCAGCTGAATTTCACTTCGACGGGGCCGCGTTAATATCTGACATGAATGGCCCCGAAATTTCGGGGCCATCATTCGTTTACGTCACATGAAAATACTGCTGCCTTTGGGATGTCTGATCAATTATGAAGAAACTTGGTAATAAATTCCGCTTGCGCGCTGTCTGTACAGCTGCAGCACTTGCAATCTGTGTGATGCCAGCCGCTGCTGCGAATGGCACAGCGAAATCTTTCGTGGACATGGTGCGGGAATTGCCACTGGTGCCGGCCGGCATGCAGGACACCGAAGTATTGGCCAAGGTCTCGGCCACCGTTGATGCGATCAAGCAGATGGAGCTGGGCAAGGCCAATCAAACCATCAATGAAGCCTTGCAGCTGGACCCGCGTAATTCCTATTTGCATTTCCTGAATGGTTTCGTCTATCACCTGCAAGCGCGGCAGGGCGATACGCAAAAAGGTGAGATGGCCTTGGAAGGCTACCAGCAAGCGCTGCGCATAGATCCGAGCAATTGGATTGCGCAAGAGTTCCTGGGTTTGGCCTACATGGACCTCAAGCAATTCGATCGCGCCAAGCTGGCGTTTTCCGATGTCTTGCTGATGACGCCGGAGAGTTCAGTCTCGATTTACGGTTTGATGGTGGCTTCCTATCTGACAGGTGATGCTAAGACGGCTTGTGCGATGGCAGACCAGTTCCAGAAAGTATCTACCGAGAACAATCGCTTATTCGTGCGTTCAGGTATTTCCGTCTATGCATCTTGCGGGAATTTTTCGCAGGCTGAGAAAATGCGGGATGCCCTGGTCAAGATGAATGGTGACCCTCTTGAAGCAGAACGGGCAGGTCGTCGTCTGGCGCAGTGGAAGGCCTTCTACCTGAAACAAGAACAGGATGTTACGCTCGCAAAAAATCAGCCGCCTGCAGGCATGATGAAGGCAGCCTGGTCGGGATCGGCGGCCAAAGAAGGGCCAATACAATTAGCGCAGGCATTCAATATGCCGAGCCGACCACCACCACCTGCTGCCAGCGCGGATGCTGCGGGTAATGGTCTGGATACCGCAGTACGAGATGCGGCAGCTACGGCATCTGTTGCTGGCGCTGACGGACGTGCAGTAGCTGGTGCCGCCGCCAGTGGCCCTCGCATGCTTTTGATCGACGTGGTGCTCTTATCCACGCAAGAGTTGATCACGACATCCAAGGGTGTCAATCTGCTGAGTGCTCTGACACTGCAACTAGGTTCTGCCACCAACAATGCGCCGGCGTATTCACGTGTCATCACTTCGAATAGTTCAAACGGAGGCGCTCCAAATGTCAGTACCGCCATCACGCGGGCAGTCAGTATACCGGCGCTGACTTATTCGCTGAATATAGCCAATGCAAATAGCTCGGTCAACGAAGTGCTGGCACGTCCTACCTTGGCTGCAATCGAAGGTTTGCCGTCGGAATTTTTCTCCGGTACCAATTTGAGTGCGGGCGTAGTCTCAACCAGCTTCAACGGCGGTACCACCATCGTGCCACTGGATAAACGCTTTGGCATCAAGCTGGCGATTACGCCTGTGTTCCTGCAACAGGGGCGCGTGCAAATGAAGGTTGAGGCGCAACGCACAGCTTTGAATGCCAGCTCGGACAATCCGCGGGTGGCGTATCAGATCGAAATCGGCGAGATCACCGCCAATGCCAATGTCGTAATGAATATGGGCGATACCCTGATACTGAGTGGGCTGAGCGAGAAGTCGAGTTCAAATACACGGGACGGTGTGCCGGGACTGCAGGACATACCTGGCGTGCAGTACCTATTCTCGAATAAGAAGACCAATGACTTAATGCGCTCGGCGCTCATATTGGTGACGCCGAGAGCACCGGTACAAATTTCTGAGGCCGCACCGGATGCGCGCGATTCGATAGAGAGTCGGATGAAGGCCTTGCGCGAGCGTTTTGGTTTTGCCAACAGCATCTCTCCCAACGTTGATGCGATCATGAACCAATTGCAATCGAATGATTATTTCCGCGAGTTTCGTCAGGGAGATGTTTCGATAGAGCGCTGGGATCGCATGCGTAGCACCGGCGATCGTCTGCGTGAGGCTTTGGGATTTCTCTACTATTGAGTAATCCCAACAAAATCCTATGCAATGCATGCATTGAGCTATGATTGCCTAAATAGAAACATGGCTTAAAAATCAACGTCAAGGAGATGGCAATGCTTGGATACGTTCGATCGGCCTTATTCATTAGTGCATTCATCGTGGCTTGCGTACCGGCCATGGCAGCAGACACTATCCACCTAATCATGGGAACAGCCACACCGGGTGGAGGTTTCCCTCTCTTTGGCGATGCAGTCGTTCGTACCGTGGCGCAAACCGATCCGAGTCTGGTGATAGAAGCGCGAAATACCAAAGGTAGCGCCGAAAATATTCCATCGCTGGAGGCTGGCACGTTCGACATTGCACTGGTGCAAGGCGAGGCCGCATACGAAGCTTTGGAAGGATTGGGGCGGCTGCCGTCCGATCTCAAAATCATCGCGGCAATGTTTTCCACACCAGGCATGTTTGTTGTGCGTGCAGATACACCTTATCGCAGCATTGATGACTTGCGTGGCAAACCGGTGGCCTTCGGTACGCGTGGCTCGGGGCTAGTGATTCTTGCTCGTTACATGCTGAATGGCTTGGGACTCGATATGGAGAAAGATTTTCAGGCGGTGTACCTGGAACGAGCGAGCGATGGGCCTGCGATGATTGCTGATGGCCGAGTGGCTGCTTTGTGGGGTGGGAGTAGTAATTGGCCCAACTTTGTTGCCGTGACGAATGCACCTGTTGGCGGACGCTTCATCGTGCCTAACGAAAAAGAGATAGCAACAATACGTAGACGACACTCTTTCCTCAAACCTTTAGTCGTGCCGCCAAATAGTTTCAACGGGCAAACGACAGCGTTGTCTTCCTTGGGGTCATGGAGCTTCATCATGGCACGCCCGACTCTGCCGGATGACACAGCTTATCGTTTGACGCGAGCGCTGCACAAAGGAGAGCCGGTGATTGCAAAGTTATTACGGCAGGGGCGGGAAACGACAGCGTCGAATACTGTTTTGGCTGTGCCGGAGACACGCATGTTGCATCCCGGAACATTGAAGTATTTGCGTGAAATTGGCTTGAAGTAAGCAACCGATCAAGCCCGCGTCGGTTGCTTCAAGATAGATGAGCAGTTGCTCTTGTTACGGGTTCATATATAAAGAAATTGCGCTTACACCAATTACAAAAATCGTAATTATTATTCTCCACTTCGTATTCATACATTCTCCATAAGTATTTTGGCGTGCTGCATTGCCTTGAGTAATTGATCCGACAGTATACCAAGCAATATGCGAAGGAGAAATTTCATCTTGTGGCAAGGCATCGGGATGTTCTTTAAACATCAAGCCAACCTATGCTGAGTGATTTAATAGCTACTTTTTCGTTTGAGCTGTGCTTTCAACGACTCAATCTGATCCAGCAGATCAAGTGCCAGCGCAACACCAGGTGTGTTGACTTCCAGATCCTGCGTTAAATGTTGCGCTATGCGGGCACGCTGCAACGACGCTCCGCTAAATTGCCATTCTTGTGCTTGCTGTCCGGCCGGTTGCAACACACCTTCGAAGACCCATGCGGTAATCAATTCTTCCGACGCATTGGATGCCTGCGACAGTTCGATCAAGCTTAGATGTATTTCTTCATCAAGCACTTGGTAATGAATTGTTGTCTGGCTCATGTTGATGACTCCTTACAGAGACGCGCGTGGATTGAAATCGAAGGCTTCCTGCAGCGTGCGATAAGCCTCTTTTGCTTGGTCTGTATCTGCGGGCGGTAATGTGATCGTCAGCACGACGTACAGGTCGCCGGCTTCTTTGCCGGGTATACCTTTTCCTCTGAGTCTCAGCTTGCGTCCCGAAGCAGAGTTAGGCGGAATCGTTAATTCGACCGAGCCTTCAGGTGTTGGCACTTTGACGCTGGCTCCCAGCGCAGCTTCCCATGGTGCCAATGGCAAATCGAAATACACATCGCGCCCATCGACCCGATAGCGTGGGTGCGGACGGAAGGCGATTTCCAGATAAAGGTCGCCAGCTTTGCCTTCGCCTATGCCGGGGCCACCTTGTCCTGCCAGGCGCAAGGTTTGTCCAGCGCGTATGCCTTTGGGTATGGTGACGTTGAGCGTACGGTCTTTGGTGACGACGTGGCCGTTTTCATCGACTACCGGCATGCGTAGTGAAATGGTGCGTTCGGCACCACGATAAGCATCTTCCAGATCGATCTGCACTTTGGCGTGATGATCTTCGCCTTGTGCATGCACGGAGCGTCGATGACCGCGTCCTCGACCGGTTTGCTGGCCAAATATTTGTTCGAAATAATCGCCGAAGTCTGTCCCTTCGCCAAAGCCGGCATGTCCGCCGCGGCCACTGAATTCGAAGCCGGCATCGCCATTTGGCGGTGGTTGGAAATCCTGTCCATTTTGCCAGTTTGCACCAAGTTGATCGTAGGATGCGCGCTTCTCAGGATCTTTCAATACCTTATAGGCTTCGCCCATTTCCTTGAAGCGTGCTTCGGCATCCGATTCCTTGCTGACATCGGGATGATATTTGCGCGCCAGTTTGCGATATGCGCTTTTGATTTCATCCTGCGTGGCATCGCGTTTGACGCCTAGCGTTTCGTAATAGTCCTTGAATTTCATGGTTACGACCTCGTAAATGAATCAGGAGAAACTCTATGAGTGCTTAAACAAAGGTACCGAATATTTTTCCTATGATGGAGGTGACTATCATTGCCAGTGCACCCCAGAAGCCGACGCGTAAAGCTGCTGGTAGTAAAGGTGCACCGCCAGCCTTGGCAGCCAGTATGCCCAGACCCACCAGAAAAAACATGGAGGTCAAGCCTAGCGTCGGTACCAGCAAGGTTGTTGGCGTAATCAGTGCTGTCAGCAATGGCAGTGCAGCACCAACCGAGAATGTGATGGCAGACGTGATCGCGGCTTCTACCGGGCGCGCTGCCGATGCTTCATGTATGCCTAGCTCGTCGCGTGCATGTGCGCTCAAGGCATCGTGTGCCATCAATTGTTGTGCCACTTGCCTGGCGACATCCGGGGCCACACCGCGTGCGACATAGATGGATGCCAATTCACGATGTTCGGCATCGGGTTGTTCTTCCAGTTCTTTGCGTTCGCGATCGAGCTCGGCTTTTTCGGTATCGGCTTGCGAACTGACGGAGACATATTCGCCAGCCGCCATCGACATGGCACCTGCAACCAGTGCGGCAACGCCGGTAATCAATAGTTCATGACGTGCGACATTGGCTGACGCCACACCGAGCAACAGGCAAGCGGTGGAGATAATGCCGTCATTTGCGCCGAGTACTGCTGCACGTAACCAGCCTATACGGCCGTTAAAGTGTTTCTCGGAACGATGATGCGGCATAAGCATGCTCCCTGATGAGATGTCTATTGAATGGTAATGGGCACGACAGCAATCTACAAGGGAAATGATGGTGACGACTTGTCGCTGCTTCAAGACCCGCATCGCAGCTCAGTTTGCATCATTTTTGATCCACATCAATTCGTTCTCATTTCCCTTTGCTACAGTCAGTCATCTCAATGGCAACTGAAGGCTAATAGTGTCGGATACTGCGTTTCCAAAATTGAAACTGAAGAATAAATTGTTATTGCCCATCGTGCAGGGTGGCATGGGCGTGGGTGTTTCTGCGCATCGTCTGGCCGGGAATGTCGCCAAACTGGGAGCTGTTGGCACAATTTCCAGTGTTGATTTGCGCAGGCATCATGCCGACTTGATGGCGCAGACAGATAAGTCGCGCGACAAGGCATTGATCAATAAAGCCAATCTGATTGCGCTCGACCGCGAGATACACGCAGCGAAAACAATCGCCGAAGGAAACGGCATGATCGCCGCCAATGTCATGCGCGCAGTAGCGGAATACGCCGCTTATGTTCAGCAATCCTGCGAAAGCGGCGCCGATGCCATCGTTGTAGGCGCCGGTTTGCCGATGGATTTACCGGAGCTGACGAGCGACTATCCGAACGTGGCATTGATTCCGATTTTGTCCGATGTACGCGGCATTGCCTTGATATTGAAAAAATGGATGCGCAAGAATCGCTTGCCGAATGCCATCGTGATCGAGAATCCGCAATACGCAGCAGGTCATCTCGGTGCTGCAGGTCTGGAGAGTGTGAATGATCCACATTTTGCATTTTCTGTCGTGCTGGAAGGAACGCTGGAGCTTTTCAAACAATTAGGAATTGAGCGAGAGAATATTCCTTTGATTACAGCTGGCGGCATACATAGTCCAGAACAGGTGCGTGAATTGTTTGCACTTGGTGCCAGCGCAGTGCAGCTTGGTACACCTTTCGCCGTTACGGAAGAAGGCGATGCGCATATCAACTTCAAACAAGTACTGACGCAAGCCAAGCCGGAAGATATTGTTACCTTCATGAGTTGCGCTGGTTTGCCTGCGCGTGCGGTCAAAACGCAATGGCTGGCCAATTATTTGGATAAAGAAGAAAAGCTGCAACGCAAAGCAGGGCTGAAAGAATGCACGGTTGGTTTCGATTGCCTGCATCAATGCGGCTTGCGTGATGGCATAGGCAAGGCAGGGCAGTTCTGCATCGATACGCAACTCGCTTTTGCGCTGGAGGGCGATGTGAAGCGCGGCTTGTTCTTTCGTGGATCGGAGCGCTTGCCGTTTGGCGCAGCAATTCGTCCAGTACGCGAATTAATCGACTATCTGTTGAATGGCATACAGCCCACGTTGCTACAGCCTGCATAAATCCACGCGCAATCCATAGTGTATGCAAGGGCGCGCCCAAGTTTGGGTGACGCCTTTGCGCATCTGATATATCCTCGACCACAGGCTATCGCAGTAATCCGTAGCGAAACGTTAGTTCGATACAAGGATATATCGCATGCGCAAGTGGCAAAAAGGAGTGCTGTGGAGCGTTGCAGGTTTGGCGCTTGTGCTGGCAATCGCTGCATTCACCTTGAATCGTCTGACCGATAGCGCGCATTTGAAAGATCTTGCGCGCGATACCGTCAAACAAACCTGGGCGCGCGATCTGACTGTCGGCGGTTTGACATTGGATGTCTTCCCTTATCCGCGTTTGCACGCGACCAACGTCACCATTTCCAATCCTGCCTGGGCACAAGACAAGTCTTTACTCGAAGCGGCTGATATCAAAGTGCGGCTCGATCTATTTCCTTTACTGACAGGAAATATTGTCCTCAAGGGCGTGCGCGTTACTGGCTTGAAGATTAATCTTGAAGTGGCAAAGGATGGACAACGCAGTTGGGACTTGCCGCAAACGCAGCAGTCATCCTTATCGCAACTCTCTCTAACAGGCTTACGGATAGATAACAGTACGATCAGTGTGCGCAAGTCCGACGCTGATGCAAAAATATGGCAAGTAGAAAGCTTGCAAGCTAGTGGTGATACAGGTTTGCGCAATATAGTCTTCAGTACGCGTGTCATGCGCGACAAGTACGCCTTACAGCTGGATGGAAAGCTGGATGACTTGTCTGC is a genomic window containing:
- a CDS encoding NAD(P)H-dependent flavin oxidoreductase, with the translated sequence MSDTAFPKLKLKNKLLLPIVQGGMGVGVSAHRLAGNVAKLGAVGTISSVDLRRHHADLMAQTDKSRDKALINKANLIALDREIHAAKTIAEGNGMIAANVMRAVAEYAAYVQQSCESGADAIVVGAGLPMDLPELTSDYPNVALIPILSDVRGIALILKKWMRKNRLPNAIVIENPQYAAGHLGAAGLESVNDPHFAFSVVLEGTLELFKQLGIERENIPLITAGGIHSPEQVRELFALGASAVQLGTPFAVTEEGDAHINFKQVLTQAKPEDIVTFMSCAGLPARAVKTQWLANYLDKEEKLQRKAGLKECTVGFDCLHQCGLRDGIGKAGQFCIDTQLAFALEGDVKRGLFFRGSERLPFGAAIRPVRELIDYLLNGIQPTLLQPA